Proteins co-encoded in one Papaver somniferum cultivar HN1 chromosome 5, ASM357369v1, whole genome shotgun sequence genomic window:
- the LOC113280099 gene encoding uncharacterized protein LOC113280099, producing the protein MTRLSGQKLIRSEEEHLDHLSQVFQVLTDNYLYVNLKKCTFMASSVTFMGKHNSETQKKLSTYELELLALVQDLKQWHTYLIHREFVVNTDNHALNFLNTSAKVNRMHDRWLDTINKYNFSVKHKSGKLNQVAYALSRRRHLLTTIRNENSAFDYVKNIYPEDEDFSKLWNQCSSQNHRVDDFLIQGGFFFKGNRLCIPKGCLRLHLMRELHGSGIGGHFGRDKTIALVEERSNDSIMVIVDRYSKMVHFIACKKSTDASNVSALFFKEIVRLHGVPKSITSDRDTKFLSYFWKTLWMRLGTALQFSTTSHPQTDGQTEVVNCSLGNLIRAKCVDNSKQWDILLPHMEFPLNTSINRSTGKIPFEIVYSKVPNHTLDLVVLPNTQSASTVADSFIEKATEIHNSVKTKMEKSNSYKENADKHKRLKIFKEENWRTSFIQEGGIDAEHIHVPEDST; encoded by the exons ATGACAAGACTAAGTGGCCAAAAACTTAT CCGAAGTGAGGAAGAACATCTTGATCATCTGTCACAAGTATTTCAAGTTCTTACTGATAACTACTTATATGTTAATCTGAAGAAGTGCACATTCATGGCTTCATCAGTAACATTTATGGG TAAACATAATTCAGAGACACAAAAGAAGTTGTCTACATATGAATTGGAGTTACTTGCTCTTGTCCAAGATCTCAAGCAGTGGCATACGTATCTGATACATAGAGAATTTGTTGTCAATACTGACAACCATGCACTGAAttttttgaatacttctgctaaagttaacagaatgcatgatcgatggctaGATACAATCAACAAATACAATTTCTCTGTGAAGCACAAAAGTGGTAAGTTAAATCAAGTTGCATATGCTTTAAGTAGAAGACGACATCTATTAACCACAATTCGTAATGAGAATTCTGCATTTGATTACGTCAAAAATATTTAtcctgaagatgaagatttcagtAAATTATGGAACCAATGCAGTTCTCAGAATCATAGAGTTGATGATTTTCTCATACAAGGTGGCTTTTTCTTTAAAGGTAATCGTTTATGTATTCCAAAAGGTTGTTTACGCTTACATCTTATGCGTGAATTACATGGAAGTGGTATTGGTGGTCACTTTGGAAGAGATAAAACCATCGCACTTGTTGAAGAAAG aaGTAATGATTCTATAATGGTCATAGTTGATCGTTATTCTAAAATGGTTCACTTTATTGCCTGTAAAAAGTCCACCGATGCTTCGAATGTTTCTGCCTTATTCTTCAAAGAAATAGTACGCTTACATGGAGTGCCAAAATCcatcacttctgacagagatactAAGTTCTTAAGCTACTTTTGGAAGACTCTATGGATGCGCTTGGGGACTGCCTTACAATTTAGCACCACTTCACATCCACAAACTGATGGCCAAACAGAAGTAGTAAACTGTTCACTTGGTAATCTCATTCGAGCTAAGTGCGTGGACAATAGCAAGCAATGGGATATATTACTACCTCATATGGAGTTTCCTCTCAATACCTCTATCAACCGTTCTACGGGAAAAATACCATTTGAAATTGTGTATTCTAAAGTTCCCAATCATACACTTGACTTGGTGGTATTACCTAACACTCAGAGTGCAAGCACAGTTGCAGATTCTTTCATTGAAAAGGCTACTGAAATACACAATTCAGTAAAGACTAAGATGGAAAAATCTAATTCATATAAAGAAaatgctgataaacacaagagaTTGAAGATTTTCAAAGAAG AAAACTGGAGGACGAGTTTCATTCAAGAAGGGGGGATTGATGCAGAGCATATACATGTTCCAGAAGATTCCACATAG